The region acccacttatCTCTGACAAGTTTTGGTCAAAGTAACCCAAGAATCAAATAAAGcgcactacttttttttcttgctgaaaTTAGCTCGTTATGAGGCAAGCGAGCGCCTCTACCCTGTTAGCGACTTGGGGGTGGAGCTAGCACGAGTCGACTAGGCGAGCGGCTTTCTTCCTGGAAGCAGAGCCGACTCTTTCTTGTCATTCTGAAATATCTTGTTTTCCGGGTGTGGCCCTGTCTAATGCTAGCGAGTGATGGAAAACTCTGGAAAGTAGCCGTTTGTAtaccaactgaaaaaaaaaaaataaaaaaagacgcgcaaaagaaaaagccaaaggCAATTTTCTACAGTATGTCCCATTAACAGATACTTTCTGTCAGCTCGCAAAGGCTCTGGATCACCTAAAGGGTGCACGGATGATTCACGCCGACCTCAAGTTGGAGAACATCATGTTCATCAACCATCAGCAGCAGCCCTACCGCGTGAAAGTCATCGACTTCGGCCTGACGCATGACATCGCAGACGCCAGACCGGGCTCGTACATTCAAAGCCGCCCTTACCGGTGGTTTGACTGATCGTTTCCGAGATTTTTCTCCACGGGAGCCAACTTGACCTTGTTGATCCTCTGCTCAGGTCTCCGGAGGTCTTGGTTGGGGCGCCGTACGACGAGGCTATCGACATTTGGTCCATGGGCTGCGTGACTGCTTTTCTGTACACGGGTACACTGATTTTCCCGGGCAAGAATGACTACGAAATGGTAATTATTGATCTTGGGGCTCAAATGTTGATCACTGCGGTCTGCTTCAAACAAATTTTGAAGTGCTTTGGATGGGGGTAGAGTAAATTGTCAGGGTGATGGTGTAGTTCCATTCTGAGGGCAACTACGCACTGGGATTCGTTGTCGTTATCAAGTAACAACATGTTTGCCTTTAAGGTCAGAGGTTTCTATGGCGACTGTGATGTGTTGTATGCTTAGATAACGTACATCACAGGGACTCAAGGAGCCTTTCCAGACAGCCTTTTGGTCTCTGGAAAGAAGACGGAACACTTTTTCCATCAGGAAAGTGAAACCAGTCTGTGGAGCCTGAAGGTACGGAACCCTCCCATGTGCTAATAATGGTGGGTGGGGAGAAATTGACCTTGAGTTTAGTTAAGGGGTGCTGCTTTCTTTTGACTACTGAGCCATCACCATCACCATCCTTATCCCTCCCGTTCTCCCCAAAGTCGGGAGTGCGGTCACGTCGAGTGTCTCTCCTGTTTGAGTTGCCAATGTGCAGATTTTCTAATGTAAACCGTTAAGTCATGCATTTCAGGTCTAAGACCAGTCCGGTCTCATGAATACCAAGTCAAAGTCAGGTTCTAACCTCAAAGGTCTAACCTCGATGTCGCCTCTCGTCAGACGTCGGAAACGTACCAGCAAGAGACCGGAATAGCAGTCAGGATGGCCGAGAAGTTCCAGTTGAGCTCTCTTGACCACCTCCTCCAAGTAGGCTCGAAAAAATGTCTCGGGAGAATCTTCACCAGGTTCTCATCATGAGTTCTGTTCTCCAGCTCCAGCAGTTCCAGTGGTGTTACACCAGACACCCCTCGGACCAGGTTGTGTACTCGGCCGATAAGCTGATGTTTGTGGACATGTTGAAGGGGATGTTGCGTCTGGACGCGTCTCTTCGGATGACGCCCCGCCAGGTGTTGGAGCATCAGTTCATCAGCATGAGCCACCTGTGGCCTCACTTTGCCATCAGCCCCCAGTAAGTCCCCCCCAGCCtctcgccaaaaaaaaaaataatcaccttATTGGATTCCTGGCTAATTGCGGGTTTCTTTGTCGCGCAGTGTTCGGTTTTGCTGTGGAATAATGGCTGCCTGCGACTGTAAGGAACCTCGTGGTAAAAAGAAGGAAGTGTTTCCGCAGAATCTGGGCAGCTGCGTCTGCAACAAGAAGCAGTCGGGGCAGAATAAGAAAAGCAAGGATGGTGGTGAGGCGGGACAAGGAATTACCCATCCCAAAAAGCGAAAGAACGATGCCGGCTGTCAGCGCAGGTAGGCTCAACGACCAAGCtcgtcattatcatcatcatcaacacggAACCCTTGGCCCTCACTTTAGAATCATCGTTTTCCAGAAAAAACACTTGCATCGCTGACCAACTACACGTGAGACGTCCGGCGGACTCGGTGCAACCAATCCAAACTTGGTCCAAGGTCTCCAAGAATGCAAGGCAGCATCTGGACGTTCACGCGGCATCTGAAACAAAATCAAGGGTGTGGCTAAGAAAGGACACCAGTAGGTTCAAGCACTGGAAAAAGAACGCAAGGCTATCGCAACCACGTCCGACTTCCCCAGCCCCCGACTCCAACCTCCTCGCTAGCATACCCCAATATCGACCCCTGACCCCTTCGCCTCTGAAATGGAATCAAATGTATGGTCCGATGGACGTGAAGATGCTTCGGCAACTGGAATAGGGAATAGCATCTCAAGCACGGCTTTCCCGAACTCTGACCATGACCTCCCTGAAATCTAATCCGAGATGAAATCCAGAGTGTGGCTCAGGAAGGACACCTGGAGGATTCAGGAACAGGATCAAGAACATTCCAACCATCCTTTACCCTTACCTAGCTAACCCTTGCATTCACTAACactaacccccgccccccccccccaaccaagcCGCCCtcctttcccccccaaaataaacccCTATCATGGATTGCAGGTGATTGTGATGGGAGTCTGTGCGTTGTTTTGCATTCCTCTTTGCGTAAAGTCTGATAACAGGaaaagaatttcaaaataaaggccaACAAATGGCCAATCTTCCTCCTACTGTGACCGCGTTTGCATTCTCACAGTCGTCATCTTTCCTGACGAGCGAAGCAAGAGTGAGGCCCTCATTAATAAAACTTGTATTCTTCGTCAGGAAATGCATTCGAGCCCCGGTGGCTGGAGCTCCTCTCAGACACAGGAAATGGCCGCTTGGCTAACGGCCAAGCGGGCTATTtcaagggggagggagggtgtgCCTCATCCGGAGCCAATCAAGCCGGGCCTGGCCACTTAATGGATCAGTGTCTCGACGCATCTGCGCACCCACATATCAGCGGCAATTAGAGAGCGTGTGGGTGTGACCGGAGAAGCAGCTGGCAAAgcgaaaggggcgggggggggggggggggcgacagtgGAAGTGATGCTCACACGTGATGGAATTCACTTCAGGACTGgacaaaaagacaatttgatGACAATTTTGTCGAGAATTTAGCTGGGAAATAGCCAATGAAGTTGCGACATtgtataaaagaaataaaaacaaacaattatttgcaaatcCTCGGGCACTTCTAATGCGAGTTAGCGTTGTGCTAACATGTCGCGTCAAACCCAATAGACGGGCTAATGGAAGGAAATGAATTATCATTATCAaccttgggcggcccggtagcccagtggttagcacgtcggcttcacagtgcagaggtaccgggttcgattccagctccgggctccctgtgtggagtttgcatgttttccccgggcctgcgtgggttttctccgggtgctccggtttcctcccacattccaaaaatatgcatggcaggctgattgaacactctaaattgtccctaggtgtgagtgtgagcgtggatggttgttcgtctatgtgtgccctgcgattggctggcaaccaattcagggtgtcccctacctactgcccggagacggctggaatgggctccagcaccccccgcgaccctagtgaggatcaagcggtacagaagatgaatgaaaggatgaattATCAACCTTCAAACAAGCGCCCCCTGCTTCATACACTGAGCAGCAGCAACACCCGGCAAAGGCTCGGTACACACTGTACATTCTGATTCGGACTCGACTAGTCATTGTGGCAAAGTAGTTTGATGTGCGTGATGACCACTTGAGTGCATGTGCATGAAGTGGCTTGAATTCAGTGAtgggagagggtgggggttgAGAGGGAGGAGTGTGAGTGAGTTTGcacgaaagagagagagagcgagagagtgcaAGAGAGCAATACAGCGCACACAGCCATTCATCTCTGGAGAAGAGACGCGGGCGCTACAACAGGGCGGGAAACAATTTGTGCCTCCCATCCTGTTGACTTGGATGCACGTTGTTACTTTTGGAAACCTCTGCCAAGCGTGAAACCTGCGACACATTTGCGACTTTTGCTGACTCGCCAGCATCCTCGGACGGCTCGCGTGCCGGCTGATTTTCAGaataagaagaagaggaggaaggcggcggcggcggcggtggtggtggtggtggtggcggtgggggaGGAGGTGACCTCAGGAGGACGCGCAGGGATCCCAGCTccgggaagaggaggaggaagaggaggaggaggaagaagagggcaCACATCCTGCTAATCGAGAGCATCCATGAAGcccttctttcccttttttcacATTCACTATGACAAAAACTTAGTGCATGGTGCCCTGTGAAGTGAGTTACTCGAGTTAGCAAAGATGCATTTTGTAAACCTACATTAGTTGATGTGAGGGATCATTTGCATATAAAAGGACAATAAGGACGAGCCGCACACGTGCAACATGGATCTCAATCGAATCAGAGGTAAGTGCATCGCTTCAAAAACAACAGAAGTTCATGCATTTGTAGTGgggcccccaaaaaaagaattttaaaaaatttactTGGAAGGGACAAAAGTTTACAGTCTCCATGTGGAGATCCATGCAGGCGTCGAGGACTACAAATCACATCATGGAAGTGTGGATGTGCAGGTTTTATATGGCGCAAGGACATTGAGACAAATTCATGCTTTAAAGCTGGAAATACAGTCGCACTTTTGAGTTTGtatcggataaaaaaaaatacaaaggtaTGTTGCACATTTTGTGCTGTTCACAAAGTTTCAAAAACACGTTCTAGCACgtcaaataaaacaccaaaaataGTTTCATCAGTATATACTCTGTCCGTTCTGGAATTCATAACTTGTTAAAGAGTGCTTTGGAAGTCACATGACCGAAAATCGCCTCTTGTGTCCTGGGGGGCCAAAACTCCCAACTCCATAATTAAAGGTTGTGCGTATGTATGTCTTGTAGTCAGTTGTACACACTTTGGTCTCCGTGAGGTGATGAATACGCAAACAGAAAATCTGCTTACACACTCCCATCatggggaccaaaaaaaaaaaatctgctcccTTATAATGGAAGGTTATGTGTGTGTAAGTTCTGGTATTTGTCATTTAATGGGGACAAAAGTCTGGATACGGAAAAATGTTTGGTAAGACATTCACGTCATAGGCTTGCCGGGTGGAGTGCAAAAACCTGGGCATATTTCAGTCATATCAAGGCAACCTGTTGAAGCATAAGGACCAAAAACACGGCTCGATaaggaaagaaaggaagtgTCGGTTTGTAGAGTGGAGACTAAAAATCACAATCCCGATAACGCAACTTTGTGTAtgtatttctgtttttgtctcgTCATGGGGACCAAAAACCCTGCCCTCCCCATAATGGCTGTTTGCGTAAACGTGACTGGGACACGCTTGCAGGGGTTGCCATTGATTGTGCTCAAGGTCGGATGCAGAATGTCGATAGCCATCTCCGCCGGGGTGGGCCGATAGATGATGAGATGGAGTGACGttttgtggaggggggggggtgaggtggtggtggaggggctGGGTCGAGGGCAGATGATGGAGCGGAGAAGATGCGTGGTGGGAGGAATAACCAGCCATGGGGCGGAAGAGAGGataagggagggagggggggatggcCGGATGATGAAAAGGATGAATGGATCACGGAGAAGGGGAGGAAGGAGATGAatgggagggttttttttttgtttttgtttttaaacgccACTGTAGAAGCACTAATGCCCCGACTAATGCACTGTACAACCACAGCGTTGCGGAAATGTACGATTTGCACTTAAAGGCAACTTGACTAAGTTAGATTTGCCTCACATTGCCGAACAAAAGTATCGATAAGCAACGACTTAATCAATCACACAGTGGGCTTTTCCTCCAAGTCCTACGACAGCCGTAGAtaatgtcatccatccatccattttctgatccgctttatccatcccagccttcttcgggcagtcggcgggggacgcgctgaaccggttgccagccattgggcatacagagacgaacaacccaaACTGGAAATAGCCCCAATTAGCCATAAATTGGGGGCTCCAAAGAAAAATGACTGCTCTCCCGTGTCTTTCAGTACATGGAATCTTGAGACTCCACTTGAGGGTCCACTCATAACGGATCATGAAAATTGTCGTTACTTCATGCTTTTTACCAGTTCATCATGGACCCTCAGAGGACCATGATGAACAAGTTTCCCCGCCCATGTGCTATGGGAACTTCCTCCCCAACTTTCCCTCAGATGGCCtttcatcatatttattttaaaaaatctttaacAGTGTCGTGATCCCTCGGTCATTGGCTGACCCTTCCCTTCCTGtgaccacccccctcctcctcctcctccttcctggtCTTCAGTGTCTATTTCAGTCTTTCCGTCACGGTCAGATTCAGCACATCCGGTATCTCATCAAGTTTATTGTCATCTAatccttctgctgctgctgctcttggAAGGGCATCGAGGGAGGAAAGCCTCCAGGTCTTAGTGCCTCAACCCCAATCCTAACGTCAAACCCTAAGTTTACCTTTGTATGAAAACgtcaaccctaaccctgatttGGAACCCCAGCCCCAAATTGTAACTCTAACATATCAGTTTAACTCTGATTTGAAACATTCAACTTAAATTGAATCAGCCTCACTTCAGCTCGAAACCCGAACCGAATTTGTTTTAAGTTCAGACATTCAATGTCTTCGATATTTGGTGGTTGATTGCGCCATGAGAGCATTCACTTTTAAAGATGCGGAAGTGTCTCGTCTGACAAATGGATCACAATTCAAGTCATATTGTCTTCTTGGAGATCATACGGTATCTGCGAGGAAGTGCGCCGCGCGCCTCCCCTCCCTTGCGGTGGCTTTTTAAAATAGCTTGGTTGCTTGCATGAGGTCATCGCCGAGAGAGCTTGCTTGGTCCATTAAAAAGCCCCATCGACCGGCCACACTCAGCGGAAGTCAAAGGAAGAAACACATTTCGACCTTGAGCAAGCGTTCCCCCCCCCGGAAGCAGAGCAAGATTTTTCACACCAATCTAGTTTGTGATTTAGCTTGCTCACAAATTGGTTTGTCGGCTAAACAGTACAATTAGACTGTCTGAGTGAACAGTTAATTAGGTCGCTCGCTATTGAGCTAATTTGTTAGCTCGATGGCAGTGTTATAGGAAAGTAAGTTTGTTTGTTCATGGGTTAGGTTGATATCAGTACTACTCGTGAAGTACTGTACTAGGTAGTAGATGTTAACAAGTAGGATTTTACAATATTGCTCGTAGTGCGAGTAACATGCAGGTGTCAACTTTGGGCCAACTAGTAATATACGGTTGCCCTACTGGTAGGCAATTGACGCCTAAACTGGAACACAACACAGCATCACCTAAAGCCCGAGACTTGACATGAACCCCCTTACATGAAGTTGTAGTCTGAACGTCAAGCAGTAACTGCAAACTGAAACCCTAaacatttgaaaccctacccctGAATTTTACCCTACCCCAACCCTTCGACTTAGCTCGGAGATTTAAATGGCGCTCGGCTTTAAGGAGGCCTCAAGTTCTAGCCAAAAGTCTTCAAAGAGCCACGACAAATCTCCAGCCATGTTTTTAGCGATGTTCGATGTGTTTTTTGGCGTGCCCTCAAAAGGTCTTTAATCCGAGACTTCTGCCTTTTCCCTTATCTGCTTATCCATTCGTCTGCAGCTTTTATTCAATTGACTCTACTTTGCTGCCTGTGCATTTCCTGCACTTCTCgtctttattttccttttcccgAGCATCTATCTGACATCTTTACAGCTAATTTATACGGGGACACAAGGCCCTTTATGCTGGCTTGAGGATTATAAGAAGGACTGACCTAAATTTCTTGTACAAATCATATTCTAATATTTGTGCAAtgaaattgcattcatttattcacaGCAGTCTGTCTTCCTCATTTTGTTAGCATTCGTTTGTTAGTTGGTTGAATTTCTAGCGATACAATTAGCAGAAATATGTTAAAAACGCTGAGCTTGCTGGCTCGTTCGTAAATTTGTTGGCTGGCTCGGCATTTGCATAGCAGGATATAATAACATGCAGCAGTACGCTCATTTAGCCTGGCTGCTAGTTAGCTTTGTAAAAGCTTGTTAACTAGATAGTTAGTAGAAGCATCTGAACCGAAGATATTTGACTccataaataagataagaaagataagaaaacctttattcgtctcgcaatggacaaattcccaattcacagcagcaaagtaatgaaaCGAAGAAGTAGAACCACACCGTAGTTGGTTGCTTAGTTAGcagaataagtcaagtcaagtcaacagtatttatagagcactttcatgaagcaatttaacatgcacaataaacagtaagacaaatcggtaataagtATCGGTAATAATGTAATACTGTAAAAACCTCTGactatattgttttgttttttttagcctgtTTGCCGGTTCGTTATTTTGTTTGCTCGATAGGTAACAGAATCTCAAAAGACACCTGACTGCAGCGTTGTTGAGGTTCCTCACATATTAGCTTGTGCGTGTGAGCTAGCCAGATGATGCAAAAAAACCGGACTGCATTTTTGACTACGGCTATGTAGCATTAGTACCGGGTAATCAACTAACACTCTTGTTGTGTGACTGACTCCCGCTCTCGCAGGTTTATCCGATGTGCCGTGAGCGTCGGCCTGGAGCCGCCCACCCCGGTGCCGCCCACCCTGGTACCGCCTTCTGTGGGTCTCCGATATGGACCCCGCTCATTCTTTTAGGATGGAGCTGGACGGGCTGGACCTCCAGCAGGCCCCGGTGCTGTCGCTCGACCAGATCCGTGCCATCCGGGCCTACAACGACTACGTGGACCGACCAGTAGCGCTGGAACTGGCATCCCAGTCTGGATTTTTCTATGCCCACGACGAGCGACACCCGCACGGAATATACTCGCAGCACCCTCAGCTGCCGGGTCACAACGCCCTGCCCCgcagtcaaagtcagcagcaaGCCCGCATGTCCCGCATCAGCCGCTCCAGCACCGTGAGCTCCTCCATGTCCCGTACCAGCGCCGGCTCGGACCAGAGGCTGCTGGCGGGCTTGACGCCCTCGCACTCCGGCCCGGCCGCGGTGGTGCGCACTCAACCGAAAGGGGAGCCGCTCAAGTCCGAATACTCGTTGAGCAAAATCCTGGCAGAGGACGAGCCGGGCCGGCACCAGTTCATCTGCGAGCGCTGCGCCCGCTGCAAGTGCCACGAGTGCTGTGCCCCGCGCCGGCTTCCCTCCTGCTGGGCCTGCGGGCAGCGTTGCCTGTGTTCCGCCGAGAACGCGGTGGAGTACGGCACCTGCCTGTGCTGTGTCAAGGGCCTCTTCTACCACTGTTCGGCGCAGGACGACGAGGACAACTGCGCCGACCGGCCGTGCTCCTGCGGCCCAGCCCACGCCCTGGCCCGCTGGGGCACCATGGGCCTCCTGACTCTCTGCCTGCCCTGCCTCTGCTGCTACCCCCCTGCCCGGCTGTGCCTCGCCTTGTGCCACTGTGCCCACGACCGGGCCACGCGACCCGGCTGCCGGTGCAGCAACACCAACACCGTGTGCCGCAAGATCTCCGCTTCAAACCCCAACCCGGGTCATCCCTCCGTGAGCAAGGCTGTGGAGAAGTCACTATGACAGGCCTGGATTGGTGGCAACAAGGCGCCAACCATTACTTGTGCTCACCGGCCATCCGTTCTCCAGCTCGAGGGGGACAAAAGCTTTACTGTGCCTGTTTGCCTTGGAAACTAAAAGCCCAACCTGAAGAAGAACTGAATTTGCCGTCCTTCTTCTGCCTAACGGAGATGTCTgacatgcatttatttattaacgGACCACCTCCCGGCGCTTTACGATCGACGCCTGGACCACGGACCGGATCGGCAACTCACGGCTCGAGCACGACGGATTACTGAAAGGAGATGCTTCCAGTGAAGATCTGAGGGCCAAGGAACCAACGATTTAAACGTGCGGACAATCGCAGCACATCCGGAATGCGGTTTGAGCGGAATCTCGATGCCATTCTTAAGCTCAGTTGTATTAGGTGGACACACGGTACTGCGCAAAAGTGGCAGGCCGCCGAGGAAAATAGTGTGTAAGATCAGAGGCACCCTTTCTCGTTCCTGGAAAATCAGAGGATGGATTCTGGGACTTGAAACTCGATCCTCCGCCAAAATCAATGGGGTCTACGTGCCACACCTCGAGAAAAGATCATCAGAAATGGCTTTTAACCAACCGAGAAGTCACCGGCGGTGGCTTGAGACTTTTGCGTAGTACCTCACCTGAAAAAAGGGACCACGACCTGCCTAATTGGAATCTCAATGCTATTAAGCTCGTTTCAATGACGCTGACGCATCCCCAAGCTAAATCGCAGAGCTGGACGCTGGATGCTGGCACGAGACTCGCATTTTTAATGAGGTCCTTCAACCAATTTCCAATGGTTTCCACGTGGCACCTTACGAGAAGTTCTCATAAAATGCCTTCGAACCAAATCAGTCCTGATCCCTGATCACTGGTGGTAGCCTTTGACTTTTGCACAGTACATCTGCAGCACCTCTGGAACACTTTGACGCCTGAAAAAAAGGACGGTACTACGCAAAAGTTGTGGGCCACTGAGGTCGAATTGTATTTGGCTTGGCTCGCAGGAAACTCTCAACGACATTGAATTTTGGATCTGTGGCCTCGCTTGAAATTCGGAATGAAATCTCAGTTCATCGTTTCATTTGTATGAGGCGGACGCACGATCCCGCGCAAAAGTCGCCGTCAAGTTGCTGGTCCCTGGAGGACCATACGGTGGAGCCTGGAATTGTACACACTTTTAATAAGATCCTCCAACCCAAAACCGATGGCGCCGTCACACTCCAAAATGTCATAGAAATGCTCGGAAGTTGTTCTTTCACAAAACTACAATCATCGCTGGCGGTCTGAGACTTTTGCGCAGTACTCtacgttttttgggtttttttttctcaacagccGTGTTAACCAACAACAGGGTGGGCCgagggtgtgcgtgcgtgtctctCTGTGTCTGCGTGAAGACGAAGAAGGACTTGTCTTTGTTGTCGTCTTATTTTTAGACTTGCTGCTAGATCTTTGCGCCGGTCCGGTCGGGTTTCTCCGTCTGTCGCCAAGCTCCCTGATCAGGCCGCCGCCCTAACGCCGGACAACCTCGCATCGCCTGACtcccctttgccccccccccccccccactcgatCCTCCCATCCCTCCGGCCCAGCCACGCTTGCCTCTCCTCACTCGCCGGCCGGACGACTAAAAGCCTCCCGTCGAGAGTTGATCAGACGGGCAATTATCTCCGTGATTGCTCCTAATGGGCCAGACGAGAACGCAGGAAGGAGTTGCGGTGTTTTGGCGCATGGAGAAGAgggcgggggtgtggggggggggtgttgctggGGTGAGGCTCGGGTTTCctgacgtgtgtgtgcatgtgtgtgtgcatgtttttaagtgaacgtgcgtgtgtgtttgcgggATGCATGAACACAACACCCGACGCGTTAAAATCTTCCTTTATTTTTATATGCAGATATGAGCAAGTGACGtcggaattgatttttttttggggggggggttgcattacCATGACAACGGTTGTCAATTCAGGAATTTTTGAGGCCGGGAACAGCGCCAAAAGGATTTAGTAGGATAGTGGAGAAAATGTCTTTACGTATAGATGgttgaaaatgtcacatttggtGCCCCACACCCCTAAAAATATTTCGCTACAGTTgggaaataattttaaaatgtaatttggggaaaaaagaaaaaaggtttgtcatatttacagtaaaaatgaaaatgtttgcatgATTCAGTCGTAACATTACAAACGTCGTGAAGAATAAAAGGTGTATTATTGCGATGAAAAAgttaaaagaaagagaaaaattacataaaatttcTGAAAATTCCGTGACTGACGTCCTAAATTGACATGGCAGATTTTAATTATAATTGTaattttctgaaaataaatattgtttaaaTTCGTCCTTGTGATAGTACAAATGCATCGCAAACGtagcattttttggggtgatatTTTCACTTCATTCGCGTAAAAGAATGTGgcccaaatcattttttttaactactcactttgcttttttttccgacaAATCCTACTAAATTCTTGCGAGAATAGACAATCTGGGGGGGTAAAAATATGCAAAGTCGCCACAGAGAGCATTTTAAACTGTCATGTGGCTGCTCATGGTCAAGATtcttttatttgaacaaaaacgAAACTTGAATTTATTCTTGGATGTGCGCGTAAAggtaccttttttattttaatttctggTTTGAGGCTAATGTTAGCTCATTAGCTACAGctggaggggtgtggggggtgcaaCCTTCTTCCAATCAGGGGCCATTTCTAAGGGCTACATTTGGGAATAGAAAATTAATGAAGTACAGTAGTCTTTTTATTAGGAGCTATTAAATTTTGTGTTGTGGAATtaaccatttttgttttattttgtatggtGGGCTGGATGGAACGCTTTCGGGCTGCATATTGCCAATTCACCTTAGGTTGACCCCCCTCCCCGCACTTCTCGACACTCCACACAGTATAACCCCTACTCGTGCTTTCGGTACACAATTGgcatcttgtttgtttgttgtaaaGAAATTTAAGGAGAGTATATGGAACAATACAGTATATCGAGAAGTCTATCACAAAATGAGATATTATTATTCGGTTTATTCTAATGATATATGAAGAGAACGTGTTTCTTTGCCGACGTGGTGTATTCGGTTATTTATTTACAGGTTACTCGCCGCCATGGAGTACAGTGCGAGATTACGCGTGTGCTtgtcgtttgttgtttttttttttctggctatttGTTGTGGCTGCTGACGACGACCCAATAAAAAGGAGCTTTCTGAACACCAACGGGCATCTGTGtgttattggggttttttttcatcagggtttaaaaaaaaaaaaaaaagtgaagtcacAAGGATGGAGTCAtcaaaaaagttgaaatgttctGTGAAAAAGTCCTACTTTTACGTT is a window of Hippocampus zosterae strain Florida chromosome 16, ASM2543408v3, whole genome shotgun sequence DNA encoding:
- the LOC127587944 gene encoding protein sprouty homolog 3-like; its protein translation is MDPAHSFRMELDGLDLQQAPVLSLDQIRAIRAYNDYVDRPVALELASQSGFFYAHDERHPHGIYSQHPQLPGHNALPRSQSQQQARMSRISRSSTVSSSMSRTSAGSDQRLLAGLTPSHSGPAAVVRTQPKGEPLKSEYSLSKILAEDEPGRHQFICERCARCKCHECCAPRRLPSCWACGQRCLCSAENAVEYGTCLCCVKGLFYHCSAQDDEDNCADRPCSCGPAHALARWGTMGLLTLCLPCLCCYPPARLCLALCHCAHDRATRPGCRCSNTNTVCRKISASNPNPGHPSVSKAVEKSL
- the LOC127587943 gene encoding homeodomain-interacting protein kinase 2-like isoform X3 is translated as MDIPPPSEAAYRLRPGARLHSPFAGYKVLSVKGEGTFGKVAKCRKADTNKTVAVKMIRDQGNFAVQARFEIEALQKIQMLENYTSHLVQWMSTFSYMGYICLEFEYLDKSLFDFMKERHFKPLQVKEIRPIVHQLAKALDHLKGARMIHADLKLENIMFINHQQQPYRVKVIDFGLTHDIADARPGSYIQSRPYRSPEVLVGAPYDEAIDIWSMGCVTAFLYTGTLIFPGKNDYEMTSETYQQETGIAVRMAEKFQLSSLDHLLQLQQFQWCYTRHPSDQVVYSADKLMFVDMLKGMLRLDASLRMTPRQVLEHQFISMSHLWPHFAISPHVRFCCGIMAACDCKEPRGKKKEVFPQNLGSCVCNKKQSGQNKKSKDGGEAGQGITHPKKRKNDAGCQRRKNTCIADQLHVRRPADSVQPIQTWSKVSKNARQHLDVHAASETKSRVWLRKDTSRFKHWKKNARLSQPRPTSPAPDSNLLASIPQYRPLTPSPLKWNQMYGPMDVKMLRQLE
- the LOC127587943 gene encoding homeodomain-interacting protein kinase 2-like isoform X2, with protein sequence MDIPPPSEAAYRLRPGARLHSPFAGYKVLSVKGEGTFGKVAKCRKADTNKTVAVKMIRDQGNFAVQARFEIEALQKIQMLENYTSHLVQWMSTFSYMGYICLEFEYLDKSLFDFMKERHFKPLQVKEIRPIVHQLAKALDHLKGARMIHADLKLENIMFINHQQQPYRVKVIDFGLTHDIADARPGSSPEVLVGAPYDEAIDIWSMGCVTAFLYTGTLIFPGKNDYEMITYITGTQGAFPDSLLVSGKKTEHFFHQESETSLWSLKTSETYQQETGIAVRMAEKFQLSSLDHLLQLQQFQWCYTRHPSDQVVYSADKLMFVDMLKGMLRLDASLRMTPRQVLEHQFISMSHLWPHFAISPHVRFCCGIMAACDCKEPRGKKKEVFPQNLGSCVCNKKQSGQNKKSKDGGEAGQGITHPKKRKNDAGCQRRKNTCIADQLHVRRPADSVQPIQTWSKVSKNARQHLDVHAASETKSRVWLRKDTSRFKHWKKNARLSQPRPTSPAPDSNLLASIPQYRPLTPSPLKWNQMYGPMDVKMLRQLE
- the LOC127587943 gene encoding homeodomain-interacting protein kinase 2-like isoform X1 — translated: MDIPPPSEAAYRLRPGARLHSPFAGYKVLSVKGEGTFGKVAKCRKADTNKTVAVKMIRDQGNFAVQARFEIEALQKIQMLENYTSHLVQWMSTFSYMGYICLEFEYLDKSLFDFMKERHFKPLQVKEIRPIVHQLAKALDHLKGARMIHADLKLENIMFINHQQQPYRVKVIDFGLTHDIADARPGSYIQSRPYRSPEVLVGAPYDEAIDIWSMGCVTAFLYTGTLIFPGKNDYEMITYITGTQGAFPDSLLVSGKKTEHFFHQESETSLWSLKTSETYQQETGIAVRMAEKFQLSSLDHLLQLQQFQWCYTRHPSDQVVYSADKLMFVDMLKGMLRLDASLRMTPRQVLEHQFISMSHLWPHFAISPHVRFCCGIMAACDCKEPRGKKKEVFPQNLGSCVCNKKQSGQNKKSKDGGEAGQGITHPKKRKNDAGCQRRKNTCIADQLHVRRPADSVQPIQTWSKVSKNARQHLDVHAASETKSRVWLRKDTSRFKHWKKNARLSQPRPTSPAPDSNLLASIPQYRPLTPSPLKWNQMYGPMDVKMLRQLE